GCCAAGGTTCTCTGCATTCTGGAAGGGGGACCATTGTGAAGTTGTCAATCTGGAAGGAGAGGTCTTTGAGCGGGCTGGTCTTCTCCGGAATGAAGAGCAGCACCTTCTTGTCAAGGTTGAGCTTAAGGTGGTGGGCTGACATCTAAGCTGAGATATCTACCAAGCACGCAGAGATGAgtgtcgccacctgggtgtcgGAAGGtagaaggagaaaagtagttgagtgtcatctgcatagcaatgataggagaccaTGTGAGGGTACCATCCAGGGAACATCCTCTTAGCAGGATGTGCTTCTTTCTAGTACAACACATTAATGTGTCAGTGTGACCCTGATATGTGTAACCTTtgacctcatccccctctcttctcccaggCGGAGGGTGATGTGGCGGGTCTGAACCGCAGGATCCAGCTGGTGGAGGAGGAGTTGGACCGGGCCCAGGAGAGGCTGGCCACTGCGCTGcagaaactggaggaggcagagaaggctGCGGATGAGAGCGAGAGGTCAGTACCAGCCAGCCACAGAAACGGACATATTTATAATCTTTCACATTTTAATCTttatatttacagtgcattcggaaagtattcagaccccttgactttttccacatttcattacgttacagccttattctgaaatggattaaataaatatttttcctcttcaatctacacacaataccccttaatgacaaagcaaaaacaggtttttagacatttttgcaaatgtattaaaaattaaaaatagaaataccttatttacataagtattcagacactttgctatgagacttgtaATTGAGCTTAGGTGTAtcctctttccattgatcatccttcagatgtttttacaactagattggagtccatctgtggtaaatttaattgattggacatgatttggaaagagaCACACCTgtgtatatataaggtcccatagtagAATATTCCTGAAGGACAAAAATCTATACAGCACtccacaatcaggcctttatagtagagtgcccagacggaagccactcctaaaAGGCAGATGACAGCCCGCtaggagttttccaaaaggcacttaaaggctctatgactatgagaaacaagaatctctggtctgatgaagcctgaatgccaagtgtcatgtctggaggaaacctggcatcgtccctacggtgaaacatggttgtggcagcgtcatgctgtgggaatgtttttcagcagcagagactgggatactagtcaggatcgagagaaagatgaacggcacaaagtacagagagatccttgattaaaacctgctccagagcactcaggacctaagACTGTGACACCAACCCTATGCACAAAGCCAAGaccatgcaggagtggctttgggacaagtctctgaatgttcttgagtggcccagccaaagcccggacttgaacccgatcgaacatctctggagagacctgaaaagagCTGTACAGGAACACTCCCCAGccaatctgcagagaagaaggggagaaagtcaccaaatacagatgtgccaagcttgtagtgtcatacccaagaagacttgagactgtaatctctgccaaaggtgcttcaacaaagtactgagtaaagggcctgaaaacgtatgtaaatgtgatattccagtttgttatttttaatacatttgcctcaatgtctaaaaacctgtttttgctttgtcaaggctgtcattgtaaataagaatttgttcttcactgacttgcctagttaaataaatgatggggtattgtgtgtagtttgagggGAGAAAAAAAACGACTTCATTTGTTTTcgaataagactgtaatgtaacaaaatgtggaaacagtcaaggggtctgaatactttccaaatgcactgtgtatGCCATTTTCCATTCGATAGTACCAGGCACATGTGGCTTGctttgacatttttttttattgttataGGTTTTGATGCCATGTCCATTGTTAGCAAATGACCAGCCCCTTCAATAGCGTACTGAAAGCAATATTTCCGGAAAGCCATCTTGAATGTGTAAAACCATTCAATGTGCCTCCATATTGGGTGGGCTGTGTAAATGATACTTGAAATTGATTGTATCTTGGGTGTTGCTGACATTACTGTGTGTCCTGTCCTATCAGAGGCATGAAGGTGATCGAGAACCGGGCCTCCAAGGACGAGGAGAAGATGGAGATGCAGGAGATGCAGCTAAAGGAGGCCAAACACATCGCTGAGGAGGCCGACCGCAAATACGAGGAGGTGAGACTTCACATGGTCCCATAGAGTTTGTTCTGTCTGGGGTATAATCCATTCATAGAAGTATCCCTTAACATACTCATACTGTTCCACTAACATGTTTATCTCTCTACCTTAGGTGGCCCGTAAGCTGGTAATCCTTGAGGGAGAACTggagagagctgaggagagggCCGAGGTCTCAGAACTGTAAGTGCAGCCTCCTACACTAAAATAAGAGGGTAAACAAAGGTTCTTGAAATGAACATGTGAAGATCCTTCCAGTATTGTGTATCTAAGTATTGAGATGCCAATGCTAAGTACTTTTCTTCCTTTATTCCCCGGTAGTAAATGCAGTGATCTGGAGGAGGAGTTGAAAAATGTGACCAACAACCTAAAATCCCTAGAAGCCTCATCTGAGAAGGTCAGTGTGCATACTATTACATCATACAAGTAAATACAGCCAACTACTGATGAGTGCAAACTCCGTTTAAGTGCAGTGTAGATCACCAGTCCCAATTCAAATACATAATTTTTTAAAAACCTATTCTGGATATCTGCATGTTTTGGGTAAGTGCATCCACTTAAGTCAGTCCCAAATCATTAGTTGACATGGCAGACATGAAAGCAGAGTTCACACACTTTTATCTTCAAAGACATCTGCACAAAGATCTTGGTGTCACCTGACAAATTGGATGTTGATTTCTTTCTGATAATGTTGATGGAACAGGAAGGTGTAATAGCCCTGGACCAAAACAGACCTTTGTCTGCATTCCTACCTAGCCAGCTTAGTGCCAGTCACGCCACATGAATCTCCCTCAGCCACTTAAGCAGTTGCCCGGTGCTGATTAAATCACTGCCCTTCTCATGGTTGGCATCACAGCACGATGTGTTCCTTATACCCATGCTAACACACAGCCAGTTTATCAAACCTGAAGAGTTGTAtttagggttgcaaagctacctGTAATTTACAAAAGTTagtaattttggtaattaacagaaaatATGTATCGGAATtttggtaatttatacttgaataacttaaaacatgttttattcaTATAGTATTCATTTTTTATATATGTGTCCATATTGTTCATGAGTTTCTTATtagatagaccatatggttcaagagaaaatggccaaattaatgaaaaaagcatctaatcaacacTGGCATTATTTTCTATAAAttctgcaactcttccaactattgacATTTTTCACAACTGTCACTAGTTTGACGCCAAAACATTAGCAAATACATAttgaaatagtaaaataaaggtttgtAAAAAGATGAAGGATAGTTCATGTTGAAACCCTCctattaaacaccaatggtattcaagAAGTTGATGGTTTAcatttaggataatgttttacagctttgtcattcaattttttattttaaaatcatcttatttaattatttaatatattttacatgtgatgAGGCATTACAGAGCTAAGAGattattacagacacctgtgataatcttaAATACCCAAAAGGGCCACTAAATGTTTGTGATAAAAACATTGAAATATACCAAATGTTGGTAGTTTACTTTTAAACTTagaaagtttccagtaatataccctccctttgcaaccctagttgtATTACAGCGAAGCATGGTTGACAAACAGTGCCGCAAGAGCATCGCTGTCTATGCACTttcatgtctgtctgtttctgtactCGTTTCTGTCTCTGAGGTGAATGGTCTGACATGTTCAAGATTTCAGAGCTTGCCTGGAACAGACTTTGTCTTGTATTTTGACAGTACTCAGAAAAAGAGGACAAGTATGAGGAGGAGATCAAGGTTCTTAGTGACAAGCTGAAGGAGGTAAGCAGCTGCTGGCATCTTATTGGATTCTTAGTTCATACAGTAGTAAGCCAATTTGCTCCATGTCAAAACGGCGTCCTGTTCCGacaccctcctccctgtgtgtccctCAGGCTGAGACTCGTGCAGAGTTTTCAGAGAGGACAGTGGCCAAACTGGAAAAGTTCATTGATGACCTGGAAGGTATGAGTGCTAAAAACGCTGTTGCAAACTGCTCTATGGCATTTCGATAGAAGAGAACGTAAACGTACCTTAGTGTGGAGAGAAAGTTCCTGTAAATTAGACATATTTTATTGCAGAAGATTAAACTATATATTTTGAAAATAACCGTTTTATCATTGTTCTCAGTTGCATCTCAGACTTATAAAGCTG
This is a stretch of genomic DNA from Oncorhynchus nerka isolate Pitt River linkage group LG25, Oner_Uvic_2.0, whole genome shotgun sequence. It encodes these proteins:
- the LOC115109214 gene encoding tropomyosin alpha-4 chain-like isoform X2; the protein is MSGLNSLDAVKRKIQCLQQQADDAEDRAQVLQRELDGERELREKAEGDVAGLNRRIQLVEEELDRAQERLATALQKLEEAEKAADESERGMKVIENRASKDEEKMEMQEMQLKEAKHIAEEADRKYEEVARKLVILEGELERAEERAEVSELKCSDLEEELKNVTNNLKSLEASSEKYSEKEDKYEEEIKVLSDKLKEAETRAEFSERTVAKLEKFIDDLEEKLAGAKEENLGMHQVLDQTLQELNSL
- the LOC115109214 gene encoding tropomyosin alpha-1 chain-like isoform X3, whose amino-acid sequence is MEAIKKKMQMLKLDKENAIDRAEQAETDKKAAEDKCKQLEDELLGLQKNLKGTEDELDKYSEALKDAQEKLEQSEKTAADAEGDVAGLNRRIQLVEEELDRAQERLATALQKLEEAEKAADESERGMKVIENRASKDEEKMEMQEMQLKEAKHIAEEADRKYEEVARKLVILEGELERAEERAEVSELKCSDLEEELKNVTNNLKSLEASSEKYSEKEDKYEEEIKVLSDKLKEAETRAEFSERTVAKLEKFIDDLEDELYAQKLKYKAISEELDHALNDMTSL
- the LOC115109214 gene encoding tropomyosin alpha-1 chain-like isoform X1, with protein sequence MEAIKKKMQMLKLDKENAIDRAEQAETDKKAAEDKCKQLEDELLGLQKNLKGTEDELDKYSEALKDAQEKLEQSEKTAADAEGDVAGLNRRIQLVEEELDRAQERLATALQKLEEAEKAADESERGMKVIENRASKDEEKMEMQEMQLKEAKHIAEEADRKYEEVARKLVILEGELERAEERAEVSELKCSDLEEELKNVTNNLKSLEASSEKYSEKEDKYEEEIKVLSDKLKEAETRAEFSERTVAKLEKFIDDLEEKLAGAKEENLGMHQVLDQTLQELNSL